In the genome of Persephonella sp. KM09-Lau-8, one region contains:
- the rplW gene encoding 50S ribosomal protein L23 produces the protein MSTRTPYDILIRPVLTEKAVKQNEKENKLVFEVPLDANKIEIKKAVEQVFGVKVKEVRTMIVKPKQKRVGLSRPGYTKKWKKAIVRIESEEPINIAELI, from the coding sequence ATGAGCACAAGAACCCCGTATGATATACTAATACGCCCTGTTTTGACAGAAAAGGCTGTTAAACAGAATGAAAAAGAAAACAAGCTTGTGTTTGAAGTTCCACTGGATGCTAATAAAATTGAAATAAAAAAAGCAGTGGAACAGGTTTTCGGTGTAAAAGTAAAAGAAGTTAGAACAATGATAGTAAAACCAAAACAAAAAAGAGTTGGTTTATCCAGACCAGGATATACCAAAAAATGGAAAAAAGCTATTGTAAGAATCGAATCTGAAGAACCAATAAACATAGCAGAATTAATATAG